Genomic window (Streptomyces cadmiisoli):
GGCCTGGCCGTCGGCGAGAGCTCGGCGGGCATGTACGTACCGGCGACCTTCCCCTTCCGCGACGGCGACCGCCTGATCCTCTACACCGACGGCGTCACCGAGGCCCGCGACCCGGCCGGCCGCTTCTATCCGCTCGCCGAACGCGTCGCCGTGCGGGCCGGCCATGAGCCCGGCCCGCTGGTCGAGGCCATCACCGCCGACCTGCGCGACCATGCCGGGGGCCGGCTGCGGGACGACATGGCCGTCGTCGTGGCCCAGCGTGATCCGGGACCCGTGGTCGTGGCCCAGCGGGATCCGGGACCGGTGGGCGGCTGACCGCAGTCCGCCCACGGATACCCGGCCCGGCACATCTCGCCCGGCGCCCATCCCTGCGCCCGTCCGGATGCCCGTCCGGATGCCTGTCACCTGCGCCCGTCCGGCTGCCCGTCAGAGCATGTCCTCGATGGTGATCGGCAGCTTCCGGATGCGCCGCCCCGTCGCGTGGTGCACGGCGTTCGCGATGGCGGCCGCCGCTCCGACCTGCCCGATCTCGCCCACGCCCTTGACGCCCAGCGGGTTGACGACGTCGTCCTCGACCTCGACCAGTTCGATCTCGACGTCGGGGGCGTCCGCGTTGACCGCGACCAGGTACTCCCCGAGGCTCGTGTTGGCCCAGCGGCCGGTGCGCGGGTCCATGTGGTTGGCCTCCAGCAGCGCCTGGCCCAGGCCCCAGAGCATGCCGCCCATCAGCTGGCTGCGGGCCAGCTTGGTGTTCAGCACCCGGCCGGGGGCGAAGGCGCCGGTCATGCGCCGCACCCGCACCAGGCCGAGCTCGGCGTCGACGGCCACCTCGGCGAACTGGGCGCCGAAGGTCATCATCCCGTACTCCGGCTCCCCGTGCGGCGGGCTCCAGGCACCGGAGGCCTCGGCGTCCGGCTGGAAGTTGCGCTGCAGCAGCTCGGCGTAGCCGTCGGTGGCCGTTCCCGCCGTCATCACGCCGTCCCGCACCACCACGTCGATCGGGTTCGCCCCGTGCAGGGCGGACCGCGGGTCCCCGACGGCGCGCGCGATGAGCTGGTTGCGCAGGGCGGTCGCGGCGCTGTGCACGGCGGCACTGATCATGCCCGCGCCGGCGGAGCCCACCGCGGCGGCGATGTTGGGCAGGTCGGTGTCGCCGTTCTCGAACCGGCACCGTTCCACGGGCAGGCCGAGCGCGTCGGCGGCGACCTGGGTCATGACCGTGGCGACACCGGTGCCGAACTCGGGGGTGGCGGCCTGGACGACGGCGGTGCCGTCGGCGTACAGGCGGGCGCGGGCGCGTTGCGGATTGGCGGGCGGCGCCACCGGGTAGCCGGCGGCGGCCATGCCCGTGCCGATCAGCCAGTTGCCCTCGCGGCGCGTACCCGGCCGTGGGTCGCGGCCCTGCCAGCCGAAGCGGGCGGCACCGCGCTCGTAGCACTCCCGCAGTCCGCTGCTGGACCACGGCAGACCGGAGGCGGGGCTCACCTCGGAGTAGTTGCGCAGCCGCAACTCGAGCGGGTCCAGGCCGAGTTCATCGGCGAGCTCGTCCATCGCCACTTCCAGCGCGAACATGCCGCTCGACTCGCCGGGCGCCCGCATGAACGTCGGGGTCATGGTGTTGGCGCGGAAGACCCGGTACTCGCCGTCGAAGTTCGGGCACGCGTAGAGCTCCGACGACACTCCGATCGAGGGTTCGGCCCAGTCGTCGAAGTGCGAGGTGGGGGACAGCTTGTGGTGCCGGATCCCGGTGAGCCGGCCCTCGTGGGTCGCACCGAGGACGATGTGCTGCTCCTGCTCCTCGCGGTGCCCGACCGAGGTGAACATCTGCTCGCGGGTGAGCACCAGCTTCAGCGGCCGGCCGACGTACCGGGCCGCCATCGCGGCCAGTGCCGGGTGATTGTGGATCATCGCCTTGGAGCCGAAACCGCCGCCGACGAAGTGTCCGACCACTCTGATCTTCGACAGGGGGATGCCGAGCAGCCGGGCGACGGTGATCTGGGTGGCGTTGACGCCCTGGGTGGCGTCGTGCAGGACCAGCTCGTCGCCGTCCCACTGGGCGGTGGTGCCCGACGGCTCGATCGGGTTGTGGTTGTTCGCCGCGTAGGTGAACGTGGCGTCCACCGTGACGTCCGCCTCCGCGAGAGCAGCCTCGGTGTCCCCGCGCTCGACGCTGCCCGGCAGAAAGCCGCCGAAGATGTGGTCGGGTACGTAGGCCTGGTCGCGGCCCTGCTCCAGGGTGACGACCGGGGGTGTCTCCGCGTAGGTCACGCGCAGCAGGCTCGCCGCGTGCTGGGCGCGCTCCCAGGTGTCGGCGACGACGATCGCGATGTGCTGCCCCGCGTAGTGGACGACGTCGTCCTGCATCGGGAAGAAGGTCTGTCCGGGGGCGGCGCTCCCCGCCAGGGACGGGAGCAGCGGGGGCTGCTCGGCGATGCGCGGCAGATTGCGGTGCGTCAGGACGGCGAGCACGCCCTCCTCCGCCTCGGCGGCGGCGGTGTCGATGTCGGTGACGCGTCCGGAGGCGATACGGGAGCCGACCACGCAGGCGTACGTCATGCCGGGGATCGGGATCTCGGCGGAGTAGCGGGCGCTGCCGGTGACCTTGGGGCGGCCGTCGACGCGGTCGAGGGGCTGTCCTATTGCCGGTGCGGTCGTCATGCCGGGCTCCCGCTTCGGTCGGCGGTGAGGGTTTCGAGGGCGCGGACGATCGCGCGTCGGGCCAGTTCGGCCTTGAAGCCGTTCATGGCCGTCGGCCGGGCCTCGATCAGTTCGACCCGGGCCGCCTGGGCGAAGTTCTCCCGTGTCACGCCTGCCCCGATCAGGAAGTCCTCGACCCGGCGGGCCCGCCACGGCTTGGTGGCCACGCCGCCGAGGGCCACGCGTACGTCCGCGATGGTGCCGTCCACGACGGACACCGCGGCGGCCACCGAGACGAGCGCGAACTCGTAGCTCTCCCGGTCGCGCACCTTCAGGTAGAGCGAGTGGCGTGCCACGGGTGCCGGGGGCACCTCGATCGCGGTGATCAGCTCGCCGTGCTCCATCGGGTGCTCGCGGTGCGGGGAGTCGCCGGGCAGGAGGAAGAAGTCGTCGAACTCGTAGCCGCGTTCACCGCTCGGGCCCTGGGTGAGCACCCGGGCGTCGAGCGCCATCAGGGCGACGGCGACGTCCGAGGGGTGGGTGGCGATGCAGTGCTCGCTGGTACCGAGGATCGCGTGGCCCCGGTTGAACCCCTCGATGGCCGAGCAGCCGCTGCCTGGCTCGCGCTTGTTGCAGGCTGACTCCGCGTCCCGGTAGTAGGAGCACCGCACCCGTTGCAGCAGGTTCCCGCCCATGGACGCCATGTGGCGCAGTTGCGCCGAGGCACCGAGTTCGAGGGCCTGGGCGATCACGGGGTAGCGCTCGCGCACCGTGGGCGCCGCAGCGACCTGGCTCATCCGGGCCAGAGAGCCGATGCGCAGGCCCCCTTCGGGGGTGACCTCGATGCCGGTCAGCGGAAGGCCGTTGATGTCGACGAGCCGTCGCGGGTGGAGGACGTTCTGCCGGAGCAGATCGATCTCGGTGGTGCCGCCCGCCAGGAAGTCGCTGGTGGGGTCGGCGGTGACGGCGGCGATCGCCGTCGCGGTGTCGGTGGCTCGCGAGTAGCTGATCGGCCGCACGGCAGGACTCCCTAGGCTCCGTCGCGGACAGCGCGGATCGCGGCCCGGATGTGGGGGTAGGCGGCGCAGCGGCAGATGTTGCCGCTCATCCACTCCTTGATCTCGGCGTCGTCGCCCGCGTGGCCCTCCTTGAGCAGACCCACGGCCGACATGATCTGGCCGGGTGTGCAGTAGCCGCACTGGAAGGCGTCCTCGGCGATGAACGCCTGCTGCATGGCGTGCAGTTCGTCGCCCTCGGCCAGTCCCTCGACCGTGGTCACCTCGCGTCCCTCGCAGGTCATCGCGAGCGTGAGACAGGACAGCACGCGGCTGCCGTCCACCCACACCGTGCAGGCACCGCAGGTGCCCTGGTCGCAGCCCTTCTTGGCGCCGGTCAGCTGCAGCCGTTCGCGCAGCGCGTCGAGCAGACTGACACGTGGCTCGATCTCCACGGAGTGCTGGACTCCGTTGACCGACAATCTGACCTGGACCGGGCCGGGTCCTCGCTCTTCGAGGGTCTGCCCGTGCCGGGTGACGGCCGGACCGTGTACAGACATGGGCCACCTCCAACAAGCGACCCTCTCATCCTGATACGGGCAGATATGTGCTGCAACCGTAGGATTTCGATATGACCGACAGTGCGCTGGAATCCCGTGAAGCGGTGACCGTGGTCTTCACCTGGGAGGTGACACCCGGCAAGGAAGCCGAGTTCGAGCAGTGGGCGCACGGGATCGAGAGGGAGGCGGCCGCCTTCACCGGCCACAAGGGAGTGACCTGGCTGCGGCCGGAGGGCGAGACCCGGCACTACTACGCGATCGTCCGGTTCACGGACACCTCGGCCCTGGACCGCTGGATGGCCTCACCCCAGCGAGCCGCCTGGCAGGAGCGGGTCAAGCCGTACGGCCGGTCGGCGCCGCCGAAACTGACCACCACCGGCCTGGAGACCTGGTTCAACGTCCCCGGCGCCCCCGCCAGGCCGCCCGCCCGCTGGAAGATGTCGCTGATGACGATCCTCGCGGTCTACCCGTTCGCCCTGCTGTACGACGGGCTGGTCGCCGAGCACTTCCACAGCTGGCCGCTGCCCTGGCGCACGCTGATCTTCCCGATCTTCCTCGCGCCGCTCCTGACCTACGCGGTGATGCCCTGGCTCAGCAGGGCGCTGCGCGGCTGGCTCTATCCGGAGCAGCCCTCCCCCACCACGGTGTCCGTACCGGCCGGCACACGCCCGGGGCGGCCCGGCGGTACGGCCTGAAATCGTCGGCGGCGCCGGCACGACGTACCCGCGGACATCCGACGATCGCGGTCGTTCGACCCGCTCAGGTCCAGTCGTCCTCGCGCGGACCGGCCGCTCGGCCGTCGCCGCCCGGTTGCCGTTCACGGTCCGTGTTCCGGGGGGCCAGGGGCAGCAGGATCCGGGATTCCAGGCGCTCGTAGACGATGGAGGTGCGGACGTCGGCGACCTCCCGGCGCTCCGTCAGTTCGTCGATGACGAAGTCGTACAGATAGTCGGTGTCCGGCACGGCCATGTGGATCAGGAAGTCGTCGCTGCCGGTGGTCACGAAGATGCCCACCACCTCGGGGCGGGTCCGCACCCAGGCGCGGAACCCCTCCAGGACCTTGCGGGACGGTGGCCGGATCCGTACCGAGATCAGCGCCTGGACCGGACGGCCGAGCGCTTCCAGGTCCACTTCGGCGGTGAAGCCCTTGAGGATTCCGCGGCGTTGCAGGGACCGCAGTCGTTCCAGTGAGGTGGAGGGGGCGACGCCGGCGGTGGCGGCCAGCTCCCGGTTGGTCTGGCGGCCGTCCCGCTGGATCTCGCGCAGCAGCAGACAGTCCAGTTCATCCAGTTCCACCCGTTCCCCCCGGAGCTCTGCGCGGCACGGTGTCTGTGGGCAGGATGCCCCGGGCCGGGCCGGAATCACATGCGTGGGCCGACGCTGACCGGATCACGGCCCCGGCCGTGAGCGCGGCGGGCGGGGGTTCAGACGACGCGGTCGGCTCGCAGTGCCTCGATGTCGGCGGTGCCGTAGCCCAGTTCGGCCAGGATCCGGTCGGTGTGCTCGCCCACGGCCGGTACGGCGTCCATGCGCGGCTCGGTCCCGGCGAGATCGACCGGCGGCAGCAGGGCCGGCACCCGGACCCCGCCCGGCAGGGGGACGTCGCGCCAGCGGTCGCGGGCGCCGAGCACGGGATGCGCCAGGAAGTCCTGGACGTCGTTGACCCCCGCGTTGGCGATGCCCGCCTCGTCCAGGATCTTGGTCACTTCGCCGGCGGCGGACCGTGCGAAGCGCTCGGCGACGATCGCGTTCAGCTCGTCGCGACGGGCCACGCGGTCGGAACCGGTGGCGAAGCGGGGGTCGTCGACCAGGTCCGGCCGCTCCAGGAACCGCTCGCACAGGGCGGCCCACTCGCGTTCGTTCTGGATGGAGAACAGCACCTCCTTCCCGTCGGCGGCGGTGTAGGTGCCGTACGGGGCGATGGTGGCGTGCTGCGTGCCCAGACGCGGCGGCTGGGTGCCGCCGTGGCGGGTGTAGTAGGCGGGCTGCCCCATCCACTCGGCCAGCGCTTCGAACAGGGAGACCTCCACGGCCCGTGCCACACCCGTCGTCGCGCGGGTGAACAGGGCGGTGAGGATGCCCGAGTAGGCGTACATCCCGCCGGCGATGTCGGCGACGGAGACACCCGCGCGGGCCGGACCGTGCTCGTTCCCGGTCAGCGACACCAGCCCGGTCTGGCACTGCACCAGCAGGTCGTACGCCTTGCGGTCGGCCCACGGGCCGCTCGACCCGTAACCGGTCACCGCGCAGGGGATCAAGGACGGGAACCGCTCGCCGAGGGCCTGTGCACCGAGGCCCAGCCGCACGGCCGCGCCCGGTGCCAGGTTCTGCACGAACACGTCCGCCCCGCCCAGCAGCCGCTCGAGGACGGCGCGGCCCCGGTCCGACTTCAGATCGAGCGTGAGGGATTCCTTGGAGCGGTTGAGCCACACGAAGTAGCTGGACTCGCCGTGCACCGTGGTGTCGTAGCGGCGGGCGAAGTCCCCGTCCCCGGGGCGCTCCACCTTGACGACCCGGGCTCCGAGGTCGGCGAGCTGGCGGGTCGCGAAGGGGGCGGCGACCGCTTGCTCGACGCTGACGACGGTGATGCCGGACAGGGGCAGATCCGCGGTGTGCTCGGGCATGCGGCGACCTCCAGCGGGGCGGGCGTCCGGGACGGGACGGCCGCGTCGGACGACTCGTGGCAACGCGTCGTGCTTTGTAGCACGCCTCGGCGGTGCGGTGAGCGGCCGTCAGGTCGCCGGAAACCCTCACGGGCGCAACCCGATTCCGTTTCATTCGAAATCGTATCGAATGAAAGAATGGCTGATAAGGTTCGCTCATGACCGCCGACCCGCAGAGCAGGATCCCGTCGCGCGCGTCCGGCACCCTCGACGACACCTCGCCCTTCACTCTCGGCCTGTTGCTGCGCCGGGCGCACTGGCGGGCGAACGCGGCGCTGGCCGAGGCGCTGCGACCCCTCGGCATCGAACTGCGGCACTACGCCGTGCTGATGGAGATCGCCGACCGCGGCCCGACGGTGCAGCGGGATCTGGCCGGCGCGACGGGGTCGGACAAGGCGGGGATCATGCGGGTCGTGGACGATCTGGAGCGCCGCGGGCTGGCCGTGCGCAAGTGCGTTCCGGGCGATCGGCGGGTGCGTGCCGTGGAGATAACGCCCGAGGGGGTGCGGGTCTTCGAGGCCGCTCATGCGGTGGCACTGCCGGCGGCCGAGCGCCTGGCCGCCGGGCTGGAGCCCGGCGAACTGGGGCAGTTGACCGAACTGCTGACCAGACTGTCGCGCCCCGCCGCCCGTGAGGCGTGAGCGGTCCGGCACGACGGGCGTGTGACTGCTGCGGGACCTGACCGCCGGGTGACCTGACTGCCGGGGGACCCGATCGTCGGGTCGCCGGACCGCCGGACGGCCTGACGGCTGGGCCACCTGACGGCTCGGCCATCTGGCCACCCCGCCATCCGACCATTACCGGGCCACCCGGCCACCCGGCCGAGCCCCTCCGGTCGAGCCCCTCCGATCGACCGTCCGCACCGTCACGGACTCGGCCGATCGAAGGCCCTCCGGATCAGGCCCCGCGCCGGCGGTCATCCCCCGACGAACGTCACCGTCTCCTTGAGCGGCGCGCGGCCGACACGCGCGGCGCAGGTGGCGTCGTCCTCGTATCCGATCGACATGCCGCAGAAGAGGAGGAGTTCGTCCGGCGGCGCCAGAACCTCCGCGACGCTCCTGCGGTACTTCGCCCAGGCCATCTGCGCGCAGCTGTGCAGCCCTTCGGCGCGGAGCAGCAGCATGACGGTCTGGAGGTACATGCCCACGTCGGACCATTGGGCCGGACCGAGGTCGCGGTCGATGTAGCAGAACAGGGCGGCGGGCGCGCCGAAGCAGTCCCAGTTCCCGGCGGCGGCCCGCTGGCGCGCCTCCACGTCCTCACGCGGAATGCCGAGCGCGCCGTAGCGCTGCTCACCGAAGGCGGACCGGCGTTCGCGGTACGGGGACTTCAGCGCGGGCGGGTACTGCTCGTACTCCGGTTCGTCCCACGCGTCGCCCGAGGCCACACGCCGGCAGGCGAGGCGCTTGAGCCGGGCCAGCGGGGCGCCGGTCACCACATAGGCACGCCACGGCTGGATGTTCGACGCGGAGGGCGTCCAGGCCGCGGCGGACAGCACGCGCTCCAGCACCTCTCTCGGGACCGGCCGGTCTCTGAATTCGCGCACTGCCCGTCGGCTGGTCACCGCTTCATACACGTCCATGATCGCCTGCCTCCCAACGGATCTCCGCGACCGAGTTGGTCATATTCACGATAGTAGCATTCGATACCATCTTGTGTTTGACTATCTCGGGTCAAACAATTTTCGTCCTTCGGCCTCCGGGCCCCGGGCATCGCTTGTTGGGAGAAAGTCCATGGTCACGCTGCTGCACATCGACTCGTCCGTGTTTCCGGGCGAGGCGTCCGCGTCCCGTACGGTGACGAACGCCTTCCGCCGGGCCTGGGAGGAGCAGCACCCGGAGGGCACGGTGATCTACCGCGACCTCGCCGCCGACCCCGTGCCGCACATCACGGCCGCCGGCCACACGGCCGGTTCCACCCCCGCGTCCGAGCGCACCCCGGAGCAGTCCGCCGCGCTCGCCGCGCGCCTGGAGCTCATCACGGAGCTCGAACGGGCGGACGCCGTCCTGATCGGCGCCCCCATGTACAACTTCTCGATCCCGTCGACGCTCAAGGCATGGCTCGACAATGTGATCATGACCGGCCGCACCTCGGGCGAGCGCCCGTCCGCGCAGGGCACTCCCGTCACCGTCGTCGCCAGTCGCGGCGGCTCGTACGCCCCGGGCACACCGCGCGAGGGCTCCGACTTCGTGCAGAACTATCTGTCGAGCGTCCTTCGGGGCAGCCTGGGCCTGGACGTCGACTTCATCGTCCCGGAACTCACGATGGCGCCCCGCGTCCCGGCCATGGCGGAACTGATCCCCCTCTACGAGGTCTCGCGCAACCGCGCGATGCAGGACGCGATCACCAAGGCGAAGGCCCTCGCGGAACGCCTCGCCCCGTGACCGGCCACGTCACGGCCGGCGTGTGACGTCACGCTCGTGGTGACGTCACATTCGCGGCCGCACGCGGTTCCACCGCGCGGAACACCACGCGACGCGCCCACCGTCCACGCGGCCCGCGCCGTCACGCCGGGCGAGCCCCGTCGCGCGGAAGGCGCTCAGCCGTCCACGCCGTTCGGCTCGGCGAGCCTGTTCAGCAGGTCCATCAGCTGCTCCGACTCCCCCGGACCGAGTCCGGTGACCAGCCGCGCGGCCAGCGGCTCCGCCGCCACATGGGCCGCGCCGAACAGTTCCAGGCCCTCGGGCGTGATCTCCACCGCGCGCGCCCTCCGGTCCCCCGGCACGGCCCTGCGCACAGCCAGCCCCTTGCGCTCCAGGTCGTCCACGACCCGCATGATCCCGGCCTTGTCCGACCCGGTCGCGTTCGCCAGGTCCCGCTGCACCGTGGGCCCCCTGTCGACGAGTTCCATCATCACCGCGAAGTGCCGCAGCTCGATGCCGAGCGGGCGAAGCGCCTCCGTCATCACGGAGGCGGCGTGCGCGTGCGCGCGGCGCAGCAGCAGACCGAGCGCGAAGGGCGAACAGTCGCCGGGGCGGCCGGTCGCGCGCGGTACGGCGCTCGCGGGGGGAACGTCGGCTGTCATGGGGCCAGGCTACCCACGGCCCATTCATTCGATACGGTTTCGAACGAAATCAAAGGCGAGGCGTCACCGGACGTCCCGCACCCGTCGCGGTCCACGCCGGCGCCGCACGGCCCGGCGGCACCCGGCCGCACCCGGGCCGCACCCGGCGGATTCGCGGCCGTGGACGCGGCCGGCCGTGCCGACGTGCTGCCACGTCGGCACGGCGGTCACTTCTCGCGGACCGAGACCGGCCGTCAGCCGTTGGAGAAGCGGCCCGCCTGGGCGAGCAGCTGCTCCGCGTCGTCGGTGGGCGGGTAGATCCAGAGGCTGTTGATGTTCTGCTTGAGGGTCTTGGCCTCCTGCCCGGTCAGCGCCACCTCGCGATCCCAGCCCTGGGTGTACACGGCACCGGCGGGACCGAGGTCGAGGCAGGTGACGTAGGGGTCGGGGGTGAAGGGCAGCGGGTCGCCGCCCAGGAGGTCGGCGGCGACGTTGTGCCCGGCGAACTTGCCCATCGGCAGGGCGTGCTGGCAGGACTGCGTCGACGTACGCCCGTCCTCCACCGGGACGAGAGCGGTGTCGCCGGCCGCATACACGTCGGGAACACCGATGACGCGCAGGTGGGGGTCGACGCCGAGCCGGCCCAGCCGGTCCCGCTCACCGGGGATCTGCGCGGTCAGGGGGCTCGCGGCCATGCCGGCCGTCCAGACCACGGTGGCCGCCGGAATCACCTCGCCGTCCGAGAGGGTGACGTCCCGGCCGGTCGCCGAGGCCACGGTGCGCCCGAGCCGTCGCTCGATCTTCAGCTCGTCGATCGCGCCGTCGATGTTCGGGCGCGGGCCGGGGCCGAGTTCAGGGCCCACGACGTCGGCGCGGTCGACGAGCACCACCCGCACGTCCTCGGCCGCGTCCTGCCCGGCGGCGATCGAGGAGAGCCGTTCACCGAGCGCGGTGGCGACCTCCACGCCGGTGAAGCCGGCGCCGACCACGACAGCGGTGTAGCGGCCCGGGGACGACGCCTGCTCGGGCAGCCGTCGGAGGTGGTTGTCGAGCGCGGCCGCCGCGGGCAGGGTGTCGACGTCGAAGACGTGCTGCGCGCCGGGGAAGCCGGGGCGAACCAGCCGGCTGCCCGTGGCCAGCACCAGCTTGTCGTAGGTCAGGTCGAGTTCCTCGCCGTCGCGTCCGACGGCCCGCACGGTGCGCGCCTCGGTGTCGATCCCCGTGACGGTCGCCGTGACGCGGCGTACGCCGATCGGGCCGAGGACACGATCGAGGGCGACCCGCATGCCGTCCGGCGCGTCCTCGTACAGCCGGGGGCGGATGACGAGGTCGTCGCCCCCGCTGACCAGCGTCACGCGCAGTTCCTCACCAGGGCCGCCCGCCTCGCGAGCGGCGCGTACGGCTCCCGCCGCGCTCCACACGCCCGCGAAACCGCCGCCGATGATCAGGACATCCTTCATGGACTTCTCCGCCTCCGAAGCAGAAGTGACAAGCCGGTGACTCCTCGAGCCCGGCAATCCTGGACACTACAAGTCCTGGATAGTAGATGTCCAGAATGCTCTTCCCCGCCCTCCCTCGCGACCGCCCCGGGAGATCCGGTCGGCGACGGCTGTCCCCCCGGGATCCTGGACATGTAATGTCCGTAATATGCGAATGTCCAAGGGAGTCGAGTGGGCTCTGCACACGCTGCTGAATCTGGACGTGGTCGGCGGCGGCCCGGTGGGCAGCGCCCAGCTCGCCGAGGCCCACGGACTGTCGCCGTCCTATCTGAACAAGCAGCTGCAGCTGCTCGCCCGGGCGGAGCTCGTGGTGTCCGTGCCCGGACCCCGCGGCGGATTCAGGCTGGCCAAGCCACTCGAAGCCATCACGCTTCTCGATGTGGTGGAGGCCATCGAGGGGGGCACCGAGCTCTTCCACTGCACCGAGATCCGCTGCGGCGGCAAGATCGGTGAACTGTCACCGCCGCCCACCGGCCGCTGCGCCGTCAACGCCGCCATGCGCCGGGCCGAGGAGGCCTGGCACCAGGCGCTGGCCGCCCAGAGCCTGGCCGACATCAGGACCGAGCTGACCGCCTCCCCGCTGGTGCGACAAGTGGTGCGCTCCGCGCTGAACTGACGCTGTGCGCGCAGCTCGGGCGGACACCCTGCCCGCCCTCCCGCACACCTGCGCCACCGCGCTCGTCGGGGTGCCTCGACGGCGCCCTCCCACGACCTCGGGAGCGCTTCGCAGTCATTTGACCGATGCTTCGGGACCCACCCCCGTCCGAGACTCTTGTCGGCTCGGTGATTCCGGGCACGCGTGCAGACCAGTGAGTACCTGATGGACCTGTCGGGGCGGGGAGAGCGGAGCGGTGAACTGATGGGCAGGGAGCCCTTCGACATTGACGGCGAGCGCGGGGCCGATCGCACGGACGGCGGCAGCGCCAAGGCCGTCGACACCCGCCCGCCGACCGTCCGGCGCGGGGCGGTACGGTGCCGGACGCTCGTCCGCCTGGTCAACGCGGGCGAGTACCTGCGCGTCGTGACGCAGCTCCGGTACGACAGCTTCAACCCGTACTCGGTGTCCATGGTGTTCAACCTGGACACCGACGAACCCGTGGAGTGGGAGTTCGGACGCGACCTGTTGTCGGAGGGCCGGCAGCAGGTCACCGGCATGGGCGACGTCCGGATCTGGCCTTCCGACATCCGCGGTCACAACGTGGTGTTCATCTCCCTGCGCTCGGGGGCGGACATGGAGGTCGTGGCGGTTTCCGCGACCCTGATCGACGCCTTCCTCGAACGCACCCACCAGATCGTGCCGGCGGGCCAGGAGCAACAGCTGCTGGACGTCGACGGCGTCGTCGACCGCATGCTGGACGGGCCGTCATGACCTCCGTGCCGCGGTCAGCCCACGGTGTCACACCCTCGGGGGCAGCCCGGTCTCTCTGTATGAGGGGGAGGCCGCGGACCATCGGCGCACCGGGGACGACGCCGGTGGCCCGCGGCCTCGGCACCGGTCCGCATCCGCCCCTTCAGCGCGTCGGTGCGCTGCCAACCTCGGGAAGGGACGGTTCGCATGTCATACCCGCCGCAGGTGTACACGGGCGACGGCGGCGAGATCAGCGCGAGATTCCGGCCGGTGGACACCCCGCCCGGCGTCGGTACGGCAGGCGGGGACGCCGTTCACTATCTGGCGACCACGACCACCACGCGCGGCGAGTTCGGTCTCTACCGGGTCGAGATGAGCGCGCGGGCGGGCGGCCCCAGGACACACTTCCACAAGACCGTCTCGGAGTCGTTCTTCATCCTCGACGGCACCGTGCGCCTCTACGACGGCGCGCAGTGGGTCGACGCGCGGCAGGGCGACTTCCTGCACGTCCCGCAGGGCGGGCTGCACGCCTTCCGCAACGACTCCGACGCCCCGGCCCAGATGCTGCTCCTCTTCACGCCCGGGGCACCGCGTGAGGCGTACTTCGAAGGGCTGTCGCACCTGGCCGACGCCACCGACGAGGAGCGCGCCGCGTTCTTCGACGAACACGACTCGTACTTCGTCGAGTAGGTCCGGGCGGACCCCGCCCGGGGACTCGTCGCGGGGCACGCGGAGACACCCGTACGTCGCGTCACGGCCGCTTCCCTGTAACCCACCTCACACGACAACCGCGATTTCGGTGTCACAGATCGAATCGGAGCCCGGTCTATTTGGCGACCGTCCCGATT
Coding sequences:
- a CDS encoding xanthine dehydrogenase family protein molybdopterin-binding subunit; this encodes MTTAPAIGQPLDRVDGRPKVTGSARYSAEIPIPGMTYACVVGSRIASGRVTDIDTAAAEAEEGVLAVLTHRNLPRIAEQPPLLPSLAGSAAPGQTFFPMQDDVVHYAGQHIAIVVADTWERAQHAASLLRVTYAETPPVVTLEQGRDQAYVPDHIFGGFLPGSVERGDTEAALAEADVTVDATFTYAANNHNPIEPSGTTAQWDGDELVLHDATQGVNATQITVARLLGIPLSKIRVVGHFVGGGFGSKAMIHNHPALAAMAARYVGRPLKLVLTREQMFTSVGHREEQEQHIVLGATHEGRLTGIRHHKLSPTSHFDDWAEPSIGVSSELYACPNFDGEYRVFRANTMTPTFMRAPGESSGMFALEVAMDELADELGLDPLELRLRNYSEVSPASGLPWSSSGLRECYERGAARFGWQGRDPRPGTRREGNWLIGTGMAAAGYPVAPPANPQRARARLYADGTAVVQAATPEFGTGVATVMTQVAADALGLPVERCRFENGDTDLPNIAAAVGSAGAGMISAAVHSAATALRNQLIARAVGDPRSALHGANPIDVVVRDGVMTAGTATDGYAELLQRNFQPDAEASGAWSPPHGEPEYGMMTFGAQFAEVAVDAELGLVRVRRMTGAFAPGRVLNTKLARSQLMGGMLWGLGQALLEANHMDPRTGRWANTSLGEYLVAVNADAPDVEIELVEVEDDVVNPLGVKGVGEIGQVGAAAAIANAVHHATGRRIRKLPITIEDML
- a CDS encoding FAD binding domain-containing protein encodes the protein MRPISYSRATDTATAIAAVTADPTSDFLAGGTTEIDLLRQNVLHPRRLVDINGLPLTGIEVTPEGGLRIGSLARMSQVAAAPTVRERYPVIAQALELGASAQLRHMASMGGNLLQRVRCSYYRDAESACNKREPGSGCSAIEGFNRGHAILGTSEHCIATHPSDVAVALMALDARVLTQGPSGERGYEFDDFFLLPGDSPHREHPMEHGELITAIEVPPAPVARHSLYLKVRDRESYEFALVSVAAAVSVVDGTIADVRVALGGVATKPWRARRVEDFLIGAGVTRENFAQAARVELIEARPTAMNGFKAELARRAIVRALETLTADRSGSPA
- a CDS encoding (2Fe-2S)-binding protein is translated as MSVHGPAVTRHGQTLEERGPGPVQVRLSVNGVQHSVEIEPRVSLLDALRERLQLTGAKKGCDQGTCGACTVWVDGSRVLSCLTLAMTCEGREVTTVEGLAEGDELHAMQQAFIAEDAFQCGYCTPGQIMSAVGLLKEGHAGDDAEIKEWMSGNICRCAAYPHIRAAIRAVRDGA
- a CDS encoding antibiotic biosynthesis monooxygenase — encoded protein: MTDSALESREAVTVVFTWEVTPGKEAEFEQWAHGIEREAAAFTGHKGVTWLRPEGETRHYYAIVRFTDTSALDRWMASPQRAAWQERVKPYGRSAPPKLTTTGLETWFNVPGAPARPPARWKMSLMTILAVYPFALLYDGLVAEHFHSWPLPWRTLIFPIFLAPLLTYAVMPWLSRALRGWLYPEQPSPTTVSVPAGTRPGRPGGTA
- a CDS encoding Lrp/AsnC family transcriptional regulator; amino-acid sequence: MELDELDCLLLREIQRDGRQTNRELAATAGVAPSTSLERLRSLQRRGILKGFTAEVDLEALGRPVQALISVRIRPPSRKVLEGFRAWVRTRPEVVGIFVTTGSDDFLIHMAVPDTDYLYDFVIDELTERREVADVRTSIVYERLESRILLPLAPRNTDRERQPGGDGRAAGPREDDWT
- a CDS encoding CaiB/BaiF CoA transferase family protein encodes the protein MPEHTADLPLSGITVVSVEQAVAAPFATRQLADLGARVVKVERPGDGDFARRYDTTVHGESSYFVWLNRSKESLTLDLKSDRGRAVLERLLGGADVFVQNLAPGAAVRLGLGAQALGERFPSLIPCAVTGYGSSGPWADRKAYDLLVQCQTGLVSLTGNEHGPARAGVSVADIAGGMYAYSGILTALFTRATTGVARAVEVSLFEALAEWMGQPAYYTRHGGTQPPRLGTQHATIAPYGTYTAADGKEVLFSIQNEREWAALCERFLERPDLVDDPRFATGSDRVARRDELNAIVAERFARSAAGEVTKILDEAGIANAGVNDVQDFLAHPVLGARDRWRDVPLPGGVRVPALLPPVDLAGTEPRMDAVPAVGEHTDRILAELGYGTADIEALRADRVV